The window CCCTCGATAAGTATCAGTTCGATGCAGCCTTCGGTGGTGCCCGCCGCGACGAGGAGAAAAGTCGGGCGAAGGAGCGCGTCTTCAGTTTCCGGGATAAATCGCACCGCTGGGATCCGAAAAACCAACGCCCTGAGCTGTGGAATCTGTACAACGGACGGGTCAATAAAGGGGAGTCGATCCGCGTCTTCCCGATGAGCAACTGGACCGAGCTGGATGTGTGGCAGTACATCCATTTGGAAAACATTCCGATCGTCCCGCTGTATCTGTCGGCACCTCGCCGGGTCGTTCGTCGCGATGGCGTGTTGTTGATGCGAGATGACGAGCGGATGCCGCTGCTTCCTGGCGAAGTCGAAGAAACCAAAATGGTCCGCTTTCGCACGCTCGGCTGCTACCCGCTCTCGGGCGCCGTGGAAAGCGAAGCGACGACGCTCCCTGAAGTCATCCAAGAAATGTTGCTAACCCGCACGAGTGAGCGTCAGGGCCGTGTGATTGACCAAGACGAAGGCGGCGTTGGCATGCAGAAGAAAAAAGAACGCGGCTATTTTTGAGCGGCGCCGCCGTTGCCAGCTATCAGCGTCGAGCTGACAGCCAAGTGCGGACCATGTGTTTACTCGCCGCTGAATCGTTTTTCGTACAGAATTGAGCCCATCGCTAGTCACGAACCGCTATTTGCGAGTGGCTAACGGAGTGTCGCTATTAGCAATCCGCTCGTAGCTCAGAACCATCCATCACCAACTTGTTTTTAGCTAGCAGCTAGAAGCGAACAGCTAGTAGCTACCAAAAATGTCACATCAATCTGATCTCATCGCGACTGACATCGACGCCTATCTGAAACAGCATGAGCAGAAGCAGCTGCTGCGTTTCATTACCTGTGGTAGCGTCGATGATGGCAAGAGCACGCTGATCGGGCGTCTGCTCTACGATTCCAAGCTGGTTTACGAAGACGAACTCGCTAAAGTCCAAAGTGATTCGGTGCGTCAGGGCTCTGTCGCAGGCGGATTTGATCCGGCGTTGTTCATGGACGGGCTGAAGGAAGAACGCGAGCAGGGCATCACGATCGACGTGGCCTATCGATATTTTAGCACCGCCAAGCGTAAGTTCATTATCGCGGACACGCCCGGGCACGAGCAGTACACCCGCAATATGGCGACGGGAGCGAGCACCGCGGATCTCGCCATCATCCTCATCGACGCCCGTCATGGCGTGCTGACCCAGACGCGCAGGCACTCGTTCATTGTCTCGTTGTTGGGGATTCGACACGTCGTCGTGGCAATCAACAAGATGGACCTCGTCGACTTTAGCGAAGAACGCTTTGAAGAAATTTGTGCGGAATACCGGTCCTTTGCGGCGCGGCTGGACCTGCCCGATTTGAATTTCATTCCGATCAGTGCTCTCAATGGAGATAATGTCGTTGATCGCAGTCCCGCGTCGCCGTGGTACAACGGTTCGACACTGATGAACTTCCTCGAGACCGTTAACATCGGTTCGGATCGAAACCTGCAAGACTTCCGTTTGCCGGTGCAATACGTGAACCGTCCGAACCTGAATTTCCGAGGTTTTTGTGGCACGATCTCGTCGGGCATCATTCGTGCTGGCGATGAGATCATGGTGCTGCCGAGTCGGCAGAAGTCCAAGATTAAGCAGATCGTTACTTATGACGGAGACATCGAGGAAGCCTTCGCGCCCATGTCGATCACACTGACGTTTGAAGATGAGATCGATGCCAGTCGTGGAGACATGATTGTGCGCAGCGGCAACGTGCCTCGCAGTGATTCAAATGTCGAAGCGATGCTGGTCTGGATGGGTGAAGAAGCCATGGTGCCGGGCAAGACGTACCTTGTCAAACACACCACCCGTACTCTGCCGGGCAATGTGCAGACGCTGAAATACCAAGTAGATGTCAACACGCTGCACCGAACGCCTGCACCCACGCTCGAACTGAACGAGATTGGCCGCGTGGCGATCGAGTTATCGGCCCCCGTTCAGTTTGACCCCTACCGCCGCAATCGATCGACCGGAGCGTTTATTCTGGTCGACCGGATCACGAATGCCACGGTCGCTGCGGGAATGATTCTCGATCGCGGAGCAACCGGCAAAACTCGGTCGGTGTGGGACGACGACATTGAGGCGGCAACGGATACCGAGGGTGAAGTCTCCACAGTATCGACCGAAGAGCGAGCCGCCCGCTTTGGGCAGAAACCCGTCACCGTGCTACTGACAGGCCTGACCGGCAGTGGCAAGACCTCGATCGCGAAAACGGTCGAGCGGAAGCTCTTCGATCGCGGCCGCGCTGTCGCCGTTATCGACGGGGAGCAGATGCGCCGGGGACTCAGTCTCGATCTCGGCTTCACTGCCGAAGACCGCAGCGAGAACCTGCGTCGTGGTGGTCACCTGGCTCACGCGCTCAACGATGCGGGCTTGATCTGCATGGCAGCGATGGTGGCCCCTGCCGAAGACGTTCGTCAGAAGGTTGGCAAGCTGATTGGCGACGCCCGCTATCTGGTCGTGCATGTGGCCACGCCCCTCGCCGTCTGCCGCAAACAGGATACGAAGGGGCAGTACGCCAAGGCTGATGCCGGCGAGTTGCTCAACTTCCCAGGGGTGACTGCTGACTACGAAACACCCACGTCACCTGATCTCGTCGTCGATCCCTCTGAATCATCCGTGGGCGCCTGTGCCGATGCGGTGATCGAACTCTTAACGACTCGCGGATTTGTGAAATGAAATTCGATATCGTTCGCGTGCTCAGTGTGACCACTGTGCTGCTGGCTTTGAACTACCACCCTTGTCTGGCTGGTCCGCCTGCGACGCGGGCCGATTCCGATCCACCGGCCCCCATTGAGCAGACTGTGACTGACATCTCGAATCACAAGAACACCGCACACGCCTCAACAATGCTCGATTCGTGGACGGGACCGTACGGTGGCGTGCCGCCTTTCCGCTCCGTTCGCGTCGACGAATTCTCAGCAGCGTTTGACGTCGCGATCGAGCAGGCTCAACGCGACATCGACGCGATCGCCAATAATCCTGAGCCCGCGACTTTTGCAAATACGCTCTTGGCACTCGAGACCGCTGGCGAGTCACTCGATCGGCTCGAAACCCTATTCGATGTTCATGCATCGAACCTCAACGTCGGTCCAATCCCCGACCTTGAGCGAGAGGTGACCCCTAAGCTCGCTGCTCACTCGGACAACATCACGCAGAACAAAGAGCTGTTCGCGCGGATCGAGGCGGTGCACCAAGATGTGTTCGATAACAAGACCGTTGAGCTGCAGCCAGATGCTCGGCGGTTGCTCGACGAGACCTACAAAGGTTTCATTCGCAGTGGTGCAAAGTTGTCTGATGCTGACAAGTCGAAGCTGTCTCAGATCAACGCTCGTTTGGCACGGCTGTTCACCGATTTCAACCAGAATGTGCTCGAAGAAGAAAAACGGCATGTGACCTGGATCGACTCACCCGCAGACCTCGCAGGGCTGTCTGATTCGACGATCGCGGCGATGGCTGACGCTGCGAAAGAAAAGGGCGGCCAAGCGGCGTACGCGGTCACCAACACGCGTTCCTCGATGGATCCGTTTTTGACCTATGCCGAAAACCGGGCGCTGCGTGAACAGGTTTGGCGTCACTACTACTACCGCTGCGATAACGGCGGCGAATTCGATAATAAAAACATCATCCGCGAGATTTTGCATCTCCGTAGCCAGCGCGCCCAACTGCTCGGTTATCCCTCCCATGCTCATTGGCGCATGGAGTCGACGATGGCCGCCAAGCCTGAGGCGGCGATGGAATTGATGATGCAGGTTTGGGAGCCCGCGATCGCGCGGGTGGCTAACGAGGTCGCCGATATGCAGCGCATCGTCGATGCCGAGGTCGCCGCCAACGGCACGCAACCCTTCGCGATCGCGCCATGGGATTATCGCTTCTACGCCGAGAAAGTCCGTAAAGAAAAATACGACCTCGACATGGCAGAAGTCCGCCCGTACCTGCAGCTCGACAAGATGCGTGAAGCGATGATGTACTGCGCCGAGCGATTGTTCGGCTTGCATTTCGAACGCGTCTCCGGTCTGCCTACTTTCCATCCCGATGTGACGGTCTACGAGGTCACTCGCGATGGTGAACATGTTGGTTTGTTCTATCTCGATCCGTTCGCCCGCGAAGGCAAACGCAGCGGTGCCTGGATGACCGACTATCGTGAACAGTCGGGCACGGGGCTGGCTGAGTCGGATACAAATATTCCTGTGAAGACACCGATCGTTTCCAATAATAGCAACTTCATCCCAGTCTCCGGTGAAGGGCCGATCCTGATCTCGTGGGACGATGCGACGACGTTGTTTCATGAGTTCGGCCATGCACTGCATGGTCTCTCTAGCGATGTGCGATATCCATCCCAGTCCGGGACCAATGTGGCTCGTGACTTCGTTGAATTCCCCTCGCAGATTCTTGAGCACTGGTTGTCGACGCCGGAGGTGCTCAGCAAGTTTGCGACGCACTACGAAACCGGCGAGCCGATGCCCGCGGAACTGCTTGAGAAAATCGAGCGGTCGTCGAAGTTCAATAGCGGGTTTGATACGACGGAGTATCTCGCTTGTGCAATTCTCGATATGAAGCTGCACGAAATGAATGCAGCGAATATCGACATCAGTGAATTCGAAGCCGATGAGCTGGCCGCAATTGGCATGCCTGATGAGTTGCCGATGCGTCACCGGTTGCCTCACTTCAGTCACCTGTTCAGTAGCGATGCCTACTCGGCGGGGTACTACAGCTATTTGTGGAGCGACGCGTTGACAGCTGACGCTGCGGAGATGTTTGAGCAAGCCGATGGGAAATATTTCGACGCCACCGTCGCACAAAAACTAAACGACCACGTTCTGAGCGTTGGCGACACGATCGACCCCGCGGAAACATATCGCGAATTTCGCGGTCGCGATGTCGACACCGACGCGCTGCTGCGAAAACGCGGGTTCGCGCCCGCAAAACCGTAACTTGACTCTCTCACGTCCCACTGCCACCGCCATTCATGCCTGATTCGATCGAACAACGCCTCACCGATCTTGAGATTCAGCTGGCGCACATGCAACGGACCTGCGAGCAACTCAACGAGGTCGTGACGCACCTCTCGGTATCCGCTCAGTCGCGCGAACGTTTGATGCAGCGGATGGTTGACCAGATCAAGGATCTCAAAGCCAACCTCCGCGACCCCGGTTCACCGAGCGACGAGAAGCCCCCACACTATTGATGTGTGTTAAAATCGTCTCGACCACACGCTCTTTTCAAATTCGGCTCTCTTCTCCCCAGGCGTTTATCCATGTCGACCGTTGAAACGATGCAGGCCGATGCGGAGCAATTTCGAGCTCGCTATGCCGCCGTACGAGAGATGATCGGTCGGGTGATTGTCGGGCATACCGAAATCGTCGACGGTGTCCTGACCGCGATGCTGTGCCGTGGTCATTGTCTGCTGGAAGGTGTCCCGGGACTCGGCAAAACGATGTTGGTGCGGACGCTATCGGAAGTACTCGATTTGCAGTTCAGCCGTATCCAGTTCACTCCCGACCTGATGCCCGCAGATATTCTGGGCACGAACATGATCGTGGAAGAGGAGAGTGGTCGACGGAAATTTGAGTTTCAACGGGGGCCGGTGTTCACGCAAATCCTACTCGCCGACGAGATCAACCGAGCCACACCCAAGACCCAATCCGCGATGCTCGAGACGATGCAAGAAGGCACGGTCACCGCTGCGGGCACACGTTTCGAGCTTTCTCAGCCATTCTTCGTTTTGGCCACGCAAAATCCGATCGAGCAGGAAGGGACCTATCCACTGCCAGAGGCACAAATGGATCGCTTTCTGTTCAAACTCGTGGTGGGCTATTCATCGCGTGAGGAGCTCGGGACGATTGTCGACCGCACGACGCGAGGCGAGCAACCGGCGATCGAGAAAATCATGGACGGTGACGAGATCATCCGATGGCAGAAACTCGTGCGAGATGTCATTTTGGCACCTCATGTCCAAGACTACCTCGTGCGTTTGACGATGGCGACGCACCCGCAAGGGGCCCACAGCGTGCCGATCACCAATGAATACGTGCGGTGGGGTAGCAGCCCTCGGGGTGCCCAGACCCTGGCGTTGACCGCGAAGGTGCGAGCGTTGCTCGACGGCAGGTTTAATGTGTCCTTCGAGGACCTGCGGCGTGTTTTCTTGCCCGCCATGCGGCACCGCGTGCTGCTCAATTTCGAGGCCCAAGCCGAGGGGATCGAGCCGGATACGGTGTTGCTCGATATTCTCGAAAAGGTACCCGAGAAAGCTGACTGAGCCCGACGCCCCACTCGCCGCTCACAAGACATTTTTAATCATACTCAATGAAGTTATATGGCCAGTCCGAAATCTACCGAGATCAGTACCCCTTTACTCCGCCGTCTGCACCGCATCCATCAACAACGCGCCGACTTGGAGAGCCAAGCCCGACGCGGTCCCCTGCAGCTCAAGGCGGTCCAGGCTTCGATCGACGTTGCGACCCAAGCCGTCGACGCTGAAATCGCCGTGTTAAAGAAAGCACGCATGGTGTCGGATGAAAAACACTTGCAGCTGCAAACCCGCGAGGCACATGTCAGCCAACTCCAACGACGACTCAACGAAGCAGCTACCAATAAAGAATTTGCATTGCTCAAAGAGCAGATCGCCGCCGACGAGCAAGCCAACAGCGTGCAGAACGATGAAATCTTTGAGATCCTCGAACGCATCGATACACTCGAAGCTCAGCTCGCCCGCACGAAAGAGAAGTTAGCGGAGGTTGAAGCCGACGCCGCCAAACGGCGAGCTGAAATTGAAGATCGCCAGAAACGCGTTGCTATTGATCTTGATCGCGTGGAAGTGCAGCTCGAAGAGGCCGAAACGTTGATTCCCGCTGCGGTGAAGGCTGACTACAAACGGCTGCTCGAAGCGCGTGGCGAGGAGGCGCTCGCTCCGATCGAAAACGAATCGTGCGGCGGTTGCTATCAGACGCTGACGACCCAGGTCGCCAACCAAGTCATGCTGTCCCAGCTTACTTATTGCCCGAACTGCAACGCCATGTTGTATCTACCCGAAGACCGATCCGTCTAAGGCGATCCAGCTTCGATACTGGTTGCGTTACCAGCTTTTAGCTTGAGATCAATCCAAGCCTAAAATTGAATCTGCCCCGACGCGTTGTCGTAGATTCTGCCGGAATGAACTGCCTGCCGTAGGCGAGCGCGACAAACGGCTGTACTTACTACGCCTCTGGCACAGGTCGGTTGCGCGCAGTCCGGCGTTTTGAGTGCCAACGAGCACGCACACCACAAGCACACATGACGCCGAGCGTATTCTTCGTGCAATTCCGCCTGGAAGATACATCTTTCCGTCCGCAAAAATAATCATTTCCTATAGAATCGCCAGTCTTTCGATACTACTTCGTGCTTATCAACAGCCAATCAGTATTGGATCAATTTGAGTCTACTGTGAGACCCAGAAGCCCACGCCTGGCAAGCGACTGAGACCGTTCAGAGAGTGGATTTCTAAGCGAGCGAGCCAGGGGGTGCTGGCGTGAGTCGGCCTTGGGTGAGTACTTTTGGAGAACGCCCCTGCTCTCATTTGCTGTCGCCCAGTTGCAGCAATACGTTCCCCGAGTTCGGGATCACATCGACCGATGCTCCCGACTCAATCAGTTGGTTGATCTCCATGACTTCGAGGACGGTATCGAGCACCTCCGGATCATGTTTGGCGATCTCATTAAGCTGCTTGCCGACGATTTCGGGTCGAGCAGCAGCAGCCTCGGCCATTTTCTGACTGACCTTGAACGCCGTCTCGCTTTTGATCAGACCGACGCGGTTTTCTCCGTCCTGTTTCATGGCGCTGGTGACCTGTACCAATCGCTTGACCACTTTCTCGGTGATGTTGTGCACCATCTGCATGTCTGTGAACTCGACTTTGCGAATGTAGACCGAACCGAGGCGATAGCCCCACTTTTCGGACAATGGCGAAACGGCCTGGCGTACTGTGCGACTAAGACTGTGCCGATTCTCAAGCATCGTTTCCATTTCGAGATTGCTCAGCGTCGAGATCGTTGAGCTGGTCACGTTGGCCTGCAGCGAACCATCAGGATTCGCGTTGGTGAACAGATAGGAGACGGGATCGGCCACTTGCATCTCGTACCAGATGCCGACACCCATCGGTGTCCCCTCCTCTGAGTTAACCATCTGACTTCGCAGGTAGTGTTGTCGCAGCGCGGTGCTGACGACATAGCGTTTCCCAAAGAACGGGATCAACATCGCGCGAGGTCCAAAGATTGAAATCGGGAAATGCAGTCCAGGACGGGTGAGGGTTCCAATGACCTTGCCAAATAGAGTGAAGACCTGTGCTTCACACTCCTGAACACAGGTGTAAATACCGAACGCGCGGGCGAGGGTGAGTAACAGCGGGATGGTAACGAATCCAAAAACGAACAAAGCAATGTGCATGATAAAATCTTGATGGAAGGCAATGGTTGGGTCGAGTGAATTGAGTTGCGGCGGCTACGCACGCTGCGGTTTACTCAACACGACGCGGGAGGCGAGACCATGCAGCGGCACACGCGAATTCCGCAGATATGCCTGTAGGCATTCCGAGCCACCCTCCTGCTTGATCGATGTGAGTGTGCCAGCGAGTTCTTGCAACGGGGCGACTTCCGCGTGGGCATTGTTGGTCGCGATTTCGACAGCGCGGGCGCTCATGGTAATCTGCTGTTCGGCGTCAGCCCGAGCCGTACTGATGTCTGCTGCCACTTGATTTCGCGTGCTATTGATGGCTGAGAGGGCGCGGTCAACTTCCTGTGGTGGATCGATCTCGGTAATCAAAGCCGCATCGAGCTCAATACCGTACCGACCTGTTGTCGATCGACACTGCTCTTCCATGTACTGGTTTAGCAGCGGCAGGTTTTTGCGTAAATCATTGATCGACACGCCGTCAGAAAGGTCCACCGAACTGCTGCGTGAGGCACCTTCGGGAGCCTCGTCCTCAATTTCCGTGCTAAGGAGACTCGCGCCCTTCGGGTCTACAAAGTTCGCGATCCGTTCCCGCATGACGGACACAAAAAATCCCATCACATGTTCGAGTGGACTCTTCACGCCGAACAGAAATGGATAAAGATTGCTCTCACTGACTCGATAGCGAATCTGCCCATTGACGCCGGTGGTGAGGTTGTCTTTCGTGACCGCTTCGATTGTTTCTTGACGCTTGGACGGGTCCCAGGCGAGATCAACGGCTTGGGTAGCCACGTCAACTCGATGGACCGTCTCCCAAGGCAACTTGAAGTACGGTCCCCCTGGCCCAATCACGCGTACTTGGGGGTAGGTGTATCGACGGCGCTCGTCCTCACTGAGCGATGGATCTAAGGGCGGAGCGATATCGGGGGACTCAGCAACCATGGGTAGTAGTTCGGCGGCTCCAAAGCGAGTCTTCACCGCGCGCTGATTGGGTGCCACGGTGTACAGGCACCCAGGCAATATTCGAACGGCAGCGTATGCCGCTAGACCGAGAAAAAACCAAGACAGAATCATGCTGGATGCTCTTTGAGAAGGAAATGCGGAGGGTGGAGGGGCAACCTACCACCAATTCTAGTTCGCTGCGCAGGGAAGCTACCAAGTTCAGGCGTGAAAACGACGCTGTCTAGGCGCGAATTCGTTTGCGGCGACGAGCGATCCAGGTGATTGCCTTCGCCACTGTCGCACGTTCATAGGCCCATCGGGTTCTGCCAGTGGTTTTCCAGCGGTGGGCCTGATGGGTGAGGTTTACCTAAGAACGCGGCCGCACCCGCCGGCGCCTCGGATGAACACTCCTCTGTACGGTCCAACTCGC of the Allorhodopirellula heiligendammensis genome contains:
- a CDS encoding AAA family ATPase; translated protein: MSTVETMQADAEQFRARYAAVREMIGRVIVGHTEIVDGVLTAMLCRGHCLLEGVPGLGKTMLVRTLSEVLDLQFSRIQFTPDLMPADILGTNMIVEEESGRRKFEFQRGPVFTQILLADEINRATPKTQSAMLETMQEGTVTAAGTRFELSQPFFVLATQNPIEQEGTYPLPEAQMDRFLFKLVVGYSSREELGTIVDRTTRGEQPAIEKIMDGDEIIRWQKLVRDVILAPHVQDYLVRLTMATHPQGAHSVPITNEYVRWGSSPRGAQTLALTAKVRALLDGRFNVSFEDLRRVFLPAMRHRVLLNFEAQAEGIEPDTVLLDILEKVPEKAD
- a CDS encoding SlyX family protein — protein: MPDSIEQRLTDLEIQLAHMQRTCEQLNEVVTHLSVSAQSRERLMQRMVDQIKDLKANLRDPGSPSDEKPPHY
- a CDS encoding zinc ribbon domain-containing protein; translated protein: MASPKSTEISTPLLRRLHRIHQQRADLESQARRGPLQLKAVQASIDVATQAVDAEIAVLKKARMVSDEKHLQLQTREAHVSQLQRRLNEAATNKEFALLKEQIAADEQANSVQNDEIFEILERIDTLEAQLARTKEKLAEVEADAAKRRAEIEDRQKRVAIDLDRVEVQLEEAETLIPAAVKADYKRLLEARGEEALAPIENESCGGCYQTLTTQVANQVMLSQLTYCPNCNAMLYLPEDRSV
- the cysN gene encoding sulfate adenylyltransferase subunit CysN gives rise to the protein MSHQSDLIATDIDAYLKQHEQKQLLRFITCGSVDDGKSTLIGRLLYDSKLVYEDELAKVQSDSVRQGSVAGGFDPALFMDGLKEEREQGITIDVAYRYFSTAKRKFIIADTPGHEQYTRNMATGASTADLAIILIDARHGVLTQTRRHSFIVSLLGIRHVVVAINKMDLVDFSEERFEEICAEYRSFAARLDLPDLNFIPISALNGDNVVDRSPASPWYNGSTLMNFLETVNIGSDRNLQDFRLPVQYVNRPNLNFRGFCGTISSGIIRAGDEIMVLPSRQKSKIKQIVTYDGDIEEAFAPMSITLTFEDEIDASRGDMIVRSGNVPRSDSNVEAMLVWMGEEAMVPGKTYLVKHTTRTLPGNVQTLKYQVDVNTLHRTPAPTLELNEIGRVAIELSAPVQFDPYRRNRSTGAFILVDRITNATVAAGMILDRGATGKTRSVWDDDIEAATDTEGEVSTVSTEERAARFGQKPVTVLLTGLTGSGKTSIAKTVERKLFDRGRAVAVIDGEQMRRGLSLDLGFTAEDRSENLRRGGHLAHALNDAGLICMAAMVAPAEDVRQKVGKLIGDARYLVVHVATPLAVCRKQDTKGQYAKADAGELLNFPGVTADYETPTSPDLVVDPSESSVGACADAVIELLTTRGFVK
- the cysD gene encoding sulfate adenylyltransferase subunit CysD, giving the protein MSDYSLTHLRQLEAESIQIFREVVAEFDKPVMLYSIGKDSAVLLRLALKAFHPGKLPFPLLHVDTTYKFKDMIEHRENYVRGELGLDVLVHINSEALKLNIHPWEDSERHTELMKTDALKAALDKYQFDAAFGGARRDEEKSRAKERVFSFRDKSHRWDPKNQRPELWNLYNGRVNKGESIRVFPMSNWTELDVWQYIHLENIPIVPLYLSAPRRVVRRDGVLLMRDDERMPLLPGEVEETKMVRFRTLGCYPLSGAVESEATTLPEVIQEMLLTRTSERQGRVIDQDEGGVGMQKKKERGYF
- a CDS encoding SPFH domain-containing protein, with protein sequence MILSWFFLGLAAYAAVRILPGCLYTVAPNQRAVKTRFGAAELLPMVAESPDIAPPLDPSLSEDERRRYTYPQVRVIGPGGPYFKLPWETVHRVDVATQAVDLAWDPSKRQETIEAVTKDNLTTGVNGQIRYRVSESNLYPFLFGVKSPLEHVMGFFVSVMRERIANFVDPKGASLLSTEIEDEAPEGASRSSSVDLSDGVSINDLRKNLPLLNQYMEEQCRSTTGRYGIELDAALITEIDPPQEVDRALSAINSTRNQVAADISTARADAEQQITMSARAVEIATNNAHAEVAPLQELAGTLTSIKQEGGSECLQAYLRNSRVPLHGLASRVVLSKPQRA
- a CDS encoding M3 family metallopeptidase, giving the protein MLDSWTGPYGGVPPFRSVRVDEFSAAFDVAIEQAQRDIDAIANNPEPATFANTLLALETAGESLDRLETLFDVHASNLNVGPIPDLEREVTPKLAAHSDNITQNKELFARIEAVHQDVFDNKTVELQPDARRLLDETYKGFIRSGAKLSDADKSKLSQINARLARLFTDFNQNVLEEEKRHVTWIDSPADLAGLSDSTIAAMADAAKEKGGQAAYAVTNTRSSMDPFLTYAENRALREQVWRHYYYRCDNGGEFDNKNIIREILHLRSQRAQLLGYPSHAHWRMESTMAAKPEAAMELMMQVWEPAIARVANEVADMQRIVDAEVAANGTQPFAIAPWDYRFYAEKVRKEKYDLDMAEVRPYLQLDKMREAMMYCAERLFGLHFERVSGLPTFHPDVTVYEVTRDGEHVGLFYLDPFAREGKRSGAWMTDYREQSGTGLAESDTNIPVKTPIVSNNSNFIPVSGEGPILISWDDATTLFHEFGHALHGLSSDVRYPSQSGTNVARDFVEFPSQILEHWLSTPEVLSKFATHYETGEPMPAELLEKIERSSKFNSGFDTTEYLACAILDMKLHEMNAANIDISEFEADELAAIGMPDELPMRHRLPHFSHLFSSDAYSAGYYSYLWSDALTADAAEMFEQADGKYFDATVAQKLNDHVLSVGDTIDPAETYREFRGRDVDTDALLRKRGFAPAKP
- a CDS encoding SPFH domain-containing protein produces the protein MHIALFVFGFVTIPLLLTLARAFGIYTCVQECEAQVFTLFGKVIGTLTRPGLHFPISIFGPRAMLIPFFGKRYVVSTALRQHYLRSQMVNSEEGTPMGVGIWYEMQVADPVSYLFTNANPDGSLQANVTSSTISTLSNLEMETMLENRHSLSRTVRQAVSPLSEKWGYRLGSVYIRKVEFTDMQMVHNITEKVVKRLVQVTSAMKQDGENRVGLIKSETAFKVSQKMAEAAAARPEIVGKQLNEIAKHDPEVLDTVLEVMEINQLIESGASVDVIPNSGNVLLQLGDSK